The Streptomyces sp. HSG2 genome has a segment encoding these proteins:
- a CDS encoding pore-forming ESAT-6 family protein, whose product MGQNQDRRSYDTGASADVQASLRTVIGNLERVLGDRDRAVRAAMADYQADGVSDEYHGKEVRWSSAANEVRDIIRLVRATLEENDSTAQTTLARARAAVDNIG is encoded by the coding sequence ATGGGACAGAACCAGGACCGCCGCTCCTACGACACAGGTGCCTCGGCCGACGTTCAGGCAAGCTTGCGGACCGTGATCGGGAACCTGGAGCGGGTACTCGGCGACCGTGACCGAGCGGTGAGGGCCGCGATGGCCGACTACCAGGCCGACGGCGTGTCGGACGAGTACCACGGCAAGGAGGTGCGCTGGAGCAGCGCGGCCAACGAGGTCCGCGACATCATCCGGCTGGTGCGCGCCACGCTGGAGGAAAACGACAGCACCGCGCAGACCACACTGGCCAGGGCCCGTGCGGCGGTCGACAACATCGGCTGA
- a CDS encoding ABC transporter substrate-binding protein has translation MTRAPSRLVRGWVAAALVGSVLVGCGSSSDGSANGEADPTATTDVAVEPITATTALTDTNGVEVSLAEEPERIVCLVALCDDMLTELGMVPTATNSALLAHPDFLGEEKAAEVDVIPGGFLAPEVEAILSHKPDLVIGLEDTHGKLAPALEGATTFWAVQPATWEDSVGYLRDLAALTGRTDQGEKAEEAFRTKLAAAEKAPSDRTALVIYGSDENFGVAAPESDVAAGLFPRIADYPWESRGVEGSYSLEEILAGDVEVLFVETLSFGDADAELSETLAENPLWGKIPAVRNGDVHEVDSEVWAKGRGTRSLGIVLDEATAALR, from the coding sequence ATGACGCGCGCACCGTCGAGACTTGTCCGTGGTTGGGTCGCCGCGGCCCTGGTGGGGTCCGTCCTGGTGGGTTGCGGTTCCTCGTCGGATGGATCGGCGAACGGCGAGGCCGACCCGACGGCGACGACCGATGTCGCGGTCGAGCCCATCACGGCCACCACGGCGCTGACCGACACCAACGGCGTCGAGGTCTCCCTGGCGGAGGAGCCCGAGCGGATCGTCTGCCTGGTCGCCCTCTGCGACGACATGCTGACCGAGTTGGGCATGGTCCCGACGGCCACCAACAGCGCGCTGCTGGCGCACCCGGACTTCCTCGGGGAGGAGAAGGCCGCGGAGGTGGACGTGATCCCCGGGGGGTTCCTCGCCCCGGAGGTGGAGGCGATCCTCTCCCACAAGCCCGACCTGGTCATCGGTCTGGAGGACACCCACGGCAAGCTCGCGCCGGCGCTGGAGGGTGCCACGACCTTCTGGGCCGTGCAACCCGCGACGTGGGAGGACAGCGTCGGATACCTGCGCGACCTCGCCGCGCTGACCGGCCGGACCGATCAGGGCGAGAAGGCCGAGGAGGCGTTCCGGACCAAGCTCGCCGCGGCCGAGAAGGCTCCCAGCGACCGGACCGCGCTGGTCATCTACGGCAGTGACGAGAACTTCGGCGTCGCGGCACCGGAGTCGGACGTGGCCGCCGGCCTCTTCCCCAGGATCGCCGACTACCCCTGGGAGTCCCGCGGCGTGGAGGGGAGTTACAGCCTGGAGGAGATCCTGGCCGGCGACGTCGAGGTGTTGTTCGTCGAGACCCTGAGCTTCGGTGACGCGGACGCCGAGCTCTCCGAGACACTGGCCGAGAACCCTCTGTGGGGCAAGATCCCGGCCGTGCGGAACGGTGACGTGCACGAGGTGGACTCCGAGGTGTGGGCCAAGGGGCGTGGTACCCGCTCGCTGGGTATCGTCCTCGACGAGGCCACGGCCGCGCTGCGGTGA
- a CDS encoding iron ABC transporter permease produces MVAGLLAAASVCALVLGTPYVPPHRLVATVLEGDTTLAGIVVTELRVPRLVLALVAGACLGAAGLVLQEALRNPLAVPEMLGVSSGAALGVAAPLVLSLSLPAVVQPLTALAGAVVGGGLTLLAAGLGRGPSAVLLTGAAVAAAMQAALLVLMVMADQLDLQLIYRYLLGSLSARTWDDVAGLWPWPLVAVPALVLCAPVLSVMRMGDEDAEALGVRVRRARLAALAIAVVLIAPVTAVCGPVAWVGFLAPHLARWFDPAAGAVRWLPWSAAWGAVVVAVADLPARLALAPVETPAGAWTALLGVPAGVVLMRAGGRGRAARNRLPAASATADTPVSEQRIASLGAEDVTLGAGVFGAPPGAGGAENVVGVKPGGGGVVRGQASSSGDGGTRGAG; encoded by the coding sequence TTGGTCGCCGGACTGTTGGCCGCCGCCTCGGTCTGCGCGCTCGTCCTCGGCACCCCCTACGTGCCGCCGCACCGGCTGGTCGCGACGGTGCTGGAGGGGGACACCACGCTCGCCGGGATCGTCGTCACGGAACTCCGCGTACCGAGGCTGGTGCTGGCGCTCGTCGCCGGAGCCTGCCTGGGCGCGGCCGGGCTGGTCCTTCAGGAGGCGCTCCGCAATCCGCTGGCGGTGCCGGAGATGCTCGGTGTGTCGTCCGGCGCCGCGCTGGGGGTCGCCGCCCCCCTGGTGCTGAGCCTTTCCCTGCCGGCCGTCGTCCAGCCCCTGACCGCCCTCGCCGGGGCCGTGGTCGGTGGCGGGCTCACGCTGTTGGCCGCCGGCCTCGGCCGTGGTCCTTCCGCGGTGTTGTTGACGGGCGCGGCGGTGGCCGCCGCGATGCAGGCGGCGCTGCTCGTGCTGATGGTCATGGCCGATCAGTTGGACCTTCAGCTGATCTACCGGTACCTGCTCGGCTCCCTGTCCGCCCGGACCTGGGACGACGTGGCGGGCCTGTGGCCCTGGCCGCTGGTCGCGGTCCCCGCCCTGGTGCTCTGCGCGCCCGTCCTCTCGGTGATGCGTATGGGCGACGAGGACGCGGAGGCCCTGGGCGTGCGCGTCCGGCGTGCGCGGTTGGCGGCGCTGGCCATCGCGGTGGTGTTGATCGCCCCGGTGACGGCCGTGTGCGGCCCCGTGGCATGGGTGGGGTTTCTCGCCCCGCATCTGGCCCGGTGGTTCGACCCCGCCGCCGGGGCCGTGCGTTGGCTTCCCTGGTCCGCCGCCTGGGGTGCCGTCGTGGTGGCCGTCGCCGATCTCCCGGCCCGGCTGGCGCTGGCACCGGTGGAGACGCCGGCCGGGGCGTGGACGGCTCTGCTGGGGGTGCCCGCCGGGGTGGTGTTGATGCGGGCGGGCGGTCGTGGCCGCGCGGCCCGGAACCGCCTGCCGGCGGCCTCGGCGACGGCGGACACGCCCGTGTCCGAGCAGCGGATCGCGTCCTTGGGGGCCGAGGACGTCACGCTGGGGGCCGGGGTGTTCGGCGCCCCGCCCGGTGCGGGTGGGGCCGAGAACGTCGTCGGAGTGAAGCCCGGGGGTGGTGGGGTCGTCCGCGGACAGGCGTCGTCCTCCGGTGACGGCGGGACAAGGGGTGCGGGGTGA
- a CDS encoding iron ABC transporter permease has product MKRRFAVLVALVVACAGAELVVGRGMSPGVAWDVLGGGGDATERHILFRLRVPRMLVTLCAGACLAVAGLVLQSALRNPLAGPEVTGVTPGAVLGAVTATALGLAGWESPLAVVLAACAGGFVGAGLLWLLAGRGGGDPARTAVHGVLVSAVLGGFTAMVLLVEPGELGSVVQWLVGTTEGRVWEHWHLLWPWALLWVAVAWSMAGPLTLLRCGDDIALAAGLSVHRARSLALLCAVALTAGAVAAVGALGFVGLLVPHLAVAVFGADLRASLPGAALAGAVVVGVADVAAQSSARLVAWLLDAERLTVPVGALTACLGAASLLVVVRRTPSRSF; this is encoded by the coding sequence GTGAAACGGCGGTTCGCGGTTCTCGTGGCGCTGGTCGTGGCGTGCGCCGGTGCGGAGTTGGTGGTGGGACGCGGCATGTCTCCCGGTGTCGCCTGGGACGTCCTGGGCGGCGGCGGAGACGCGACGGAGCGCCACATCCTGTTCCGACTCCGCGTGCCCAGGATGTTGGTGACCCTCTGCGCGGGCGCGTGTCTCGCCGTGGCCGGGCTGGTCCTGCAATCCGCGCTTCGCAACCCGCTGGCGGGGCCGGAGGTGACGGGGGTGACCCCGGGCGCGGTGCTCGGTGCCGTGACCGCGACGGCCCTGGGGCTCGCCGGGTGGGAGTCGCCCCTGGCCGTCGTCCTCGCCGCGTGCGCGGGCGGGTTCGTCGGGGCGGGGCTGCTGTGGCTCCTGGCCGGCCGGGGCGGTGGCGACCCCGCGCGGACGGCCGTGCACGGGGTGCTGGTGTCCGCGGTGCTCGGCGGGTTCACGGCCATGGTGCTCCTGGTGGAGCCAGGGGAACTCGGCAGCGTCGTGCAGTGGTTGGTCGGCACGACGGAGGGTCGGGTGTGGGAGCACTGGCACCTGTTGTGGCCGTGGGCCCTGCTCTGGGTGGCGGTCGCCTGGTCGATGGCGGGTCCCTTGACGCTGCTGCGCTGTGGGGACGACATCGCCCTGGCGGCCGGCCTCTCCGTCCACCGGGCCCGTTCTCTCGCCCTGCTGTGCGCGGTGGCGTTGACGGCCGGGGCGGTGGCCGCCGTCGGGGCGTTGGGTTTCGTGGGGTTGCTCGTGCCCCACTTGGCGGTGGCCGTCTTCGGCGCGGACCTGCGGGCGAGCCTTCCCGGCGCGGCACTGGCGGGCGCGGTGGTGGTCGGAGTGGCGGACGTCGCGGCGCAGTCCTCCGCCCGGCTGGTGGCGTGGCTGCTGGACGCCGAGCGGTTGACGGTGCCGGTCGGGGCCCTCACCGCCTGCCTCGGAGCGGCGTCGCTGCTGGTCGTGGTACGCCGCACGCCGAGTCGTTCCTTCTGA
- a CDS encoding ABC transporter ATP-binding protein, with protein sequence MTESLGIHLEGVHFGYPGRPVLRGVDLSVRPGELTALVGLNGCGKSTLLRLAAGLLRPTEGRVLLGGDDLARLSRRATARRAALLHQAAPSVPDMTVRQLVRQGRYAARGPLGMLREDDDPVACRALRDVGVEGWADRAVDALSGGERQRVRLAMALAQDTRVLLLDEPTTYLDLHHQLDVLRTVVRLREERGLTVVMVLHDLAHAARFAERVVALRDGRVAADGAPGDVVTPGLLADVLRVSGRVGRDPEGGWPVCYPDHPLPALDYENRIH encoded by the coding sequence ATGACCGAGTCCCTGGGGATCCATCTGGAGGGGGTCCACTTCGGCTACCCCGGACGACCGGTGCTACGGGGCGTCGACCTGAGCGTGCGGCCCGGTGAACTGACCGCCCTCGTCGGTCTGAACGGCTGCGGCAAGTCGACCCTGCTGCGGCTGGCCGCCGGGTTGCTCCGACCGACCGAGGGGCGCGTGCTGTTGGGCGGTGACGACCTCGCCCGGTTGTCCCGGCGCGCCACGGCCCGCAGGGCGGCCCTGCTCCACCAGGCCGCCCCGTCGGTGCCGGACATGACGGTACGTCAACTCGTGCGTCAGGGTCGCTACGCGGCGCGCGGACCGCTGGGCATGCTGCGCGAGGACGACGACCCCGTCGCGTGCCGGGCCCTGCGCGACGTCGGAGTGGAGGGGTGGGCCGACCGTGCCGTCGACGCGCTGTCGGGGGGCGAGCGTCAGCGCGTCCGTCTGGCGATGGCGCTGGCCCAGGACACCCGGGTTCTGCTGTTGGACGAGCCGACCACCTACCTGGACCTGCACCACCAACTCGACGTGCTGCGAACGGTGGTCCGCTTGCGCGAGGAGCGCGGACTGACCGTGGTCATGGTGCTGCACGACCTGGCCCACGCGGCCCGGTTCGCCGAGCGCGTCGTCGCCCTCCGCGACGGCCGTGTGGCGGCCGACGGGGCGCCGGGCGATGTGGTCACCCCGGGGTTGCTCGCGGATGTCCTGAGGGTGTCCGGCCGGGTCGGCCGGGACCCCGAGGGGGGGTGGCCGGTGTGTTACCCAGATCACCCTCTCCCAGCACTAGATTATGAAAATCGTATTCACTAG
- the amiA gene encoding streptamidine family RiPP has product MENEQIFTPIADPGTLAHASATHSNALVENPFDDNEE; this is encoded by the coding sequence ATGGAGAACGAGCAGATCTTCACGCCGATCGCCGACCCGGGCACCCTGGCTCACGCTTCCGCCACCCACTCCAACGCGCTCGTCGAGAACCCCTTCGACGACAACGAGGAGTAA
- a CDS encoding CocE/NonD family hydrolase, which yields MTPRTTVVDGLATELHRPDGDGPFPAVLVRTPYDRERHRAEARGWARRGFAAVTQDVRGRFASPGRWRPYQDEAADGVATVRWIRRQPWSDGRVLAAGASYAAHCALVLALADTREERPDAVLAAVPALGAAETAREPSGVERLLSRVGWWAAHGDRSDCDEAALDSALAADPDLLAHLPPIDIPDRLGRRMPSWADLWRRHDRGELLARATRARVPLLAVGGHHDHFTEDTRALWRAWGGPSARLLMGPWGHGLIAEPGADARPAHRVDLGDLYVRWARRALAGELAPGRRGALALGGADLWLPADTAGAPRSYRTRSARGPDFTADPDRPARSDDLAVPTDGPPDRCVLVTSPLPRPLDVVGSARVRLRATADTPCADWFARLVALAPDGTAERLAVGSVRRTAPRGREAEFTIDLGEPARRLAPGTRLRLEIAGHHFPAHARNPHTGEDPMTATRPVASRRRVDTDSVRLGLAALASRPLPTHPAEEIPR from the coding sequence ATGACGCCCCGCACGACGGTCGTCGACGGGCTGGCCACCGAACTCCACCGGCCCGACGGGGACGGGCCCTTCCCGGCCGTCCTGGTCCGCACCCCCTACGACCGCGAACGCCACCGGGCCGAGGCGCGCGGCTGGGCCCGCCGAGGGTTCGCCGCCGTCACCCAGGACGTCCGGGGCCGCTTCGCGTCGCCCGGGCGGTGGCGTCCGTACCAAGACGAGGCCGCCGACGGAGTCGCTACCGTCCGCTGGATACGACGACAGCCCTGGAGCGACGGCCGGGTCCTGGCGGCCGGCGCCTCCTACGCCGCCCACTGCGCCCTCGTCCTCGCCCTCGCCGATACCCGCGAGGAGCGCCCCGACGCCGTCCTCGCGGCGGTGCCGGCCCTGGGAGCGGCCGAGACGGCACGCGAACCCTCCGGCGTCGAACGATTGCTGTCCCGCGTCGGATGGTGGGCCGCCCACGGAGACCGGTCCGACTGCGACGAGGCCGCTCTGGACAGCGCCCTCGCCGCCGACCCCGACCTCCTCGCCCACCTGCCGCCGATCGACATCCCCGACCGCCTGGGTCGACGCATGCCCTCCTGGGCCGACCTCTGGCGCCGCCACGACCGGGGCGAACTGCTCGCGCGAGCGACACGGGCCCGCGTACCGCTGCTCGCGGTGGGCGGCCACCACGACCACTTCACCGAGGACACACGCGCGCTGTGGCGCGCCTGGGGCGGCCCTTCCGCGAGACTGCTGATGGGCCCCTGGGGCCACGGTCTGATCGCCGAACCCGGCGCCGACGCGCGACCCGCCCACCGGGTCGACCTCGGCGACCTGTACGTGCGCTGGGCGCGCCGCGCCCTCGCCGGCGAACTCGCGCCCGGTCGTCGCGGCGCTCTCGCCCTGGGCGGCGCCGACCTGTGGCTGCCCGCCGACACCGCCGGCGCACCCCGGTCGTACCGCACACGGTCGGCGCGAGGCCCCGACTTCACCGCCGACCCGGATCGCCCCGCCCGGTCCGACGACCTGGCCGTGCCCACCGACGGACCTCCCGACCGCTGCGTGCTGGTCACCTCGCCGCTGCCACGCCCGCTGGACGTGGTCGGCTCCGCGCGCGTGAGACTGCGGGCCACCGCCGACACCCCGTGCGCGGACTGGTTCGCTCGGCTCGTCGCCCTCGCCCCGGACGGCACCGCCGAGCGCCTCGCCGTCGGATCCGTCCGCCGGACGGCCCCGAGAGGACGGGAGGCCGAATTCACCATCGACCTCGGCGAGCCGGCGCGCCGGCTAGCGCCCGGCACGCGACTGCGCCTGGAGATCGCCGGGCACCACTTCCCCGCCCACGCCCGCAATCCCCACACCGGGGAGGACCCCATGACCGCGACGCGTCCGGTCGCCTCCCGGCGTCGGGTCGACACCGACAGCGTGAGGCTCGGCCTCGCCGCGCTCGCCTCCCGCCCCCTTCCCACCCACCCCGCCGAGGAGATCCCGCGATGA
- a CDS encoding YcaO-like family protein, protein MTALPLEALVDPVCGVVREVGPVATPPGAPARYTALTAEMSDARRLGLWPADRVSLGTTFGDPGQARTAAIAEGVERYCGNRVPPPGHPDAPVRATAAELAAKGLRLYGPGELPAYAPWQYAREKFPYRPLLPDTPALWTRGTELLPDATTEEVWAPVALTHLNWRQGELRGLPRTHHLNYAGIATGQGLDDAVERGLSEVVERDALELWWHLDGPARGIDPATVPGLTDDLAGSALDVHIVEMPSEFAPCMAALVHDPRLGVYAAGFACKYDPAEAARKAVLEAVHTWVFTQGLTDSDGWVFQAVEAGLLARGLYLDHRPDGRYLDACGERFAHVRDLGAHVQVWLDERMAPEARRFTDPALGTVSVQDVAPGHRERVTGALHERGHRIMTFDLTTEDVAETPLRVARVLVSGLLPNAPAAFGYFGCPRLAEAAVERGWRTTAPSAPEDFTLAPPPHM, encoded by the coding sequence ATGACGGCGCTGCCCCTGGAAGCACTGGTCGATCCCGTCTGCGGCGTCGTCCGCGAGGTGGGGCCCGTCGCCACCCCTCCGGGCGCGCCCGCCCGCTACACCGCGCTCACCGCCGAGATGTCCGACGCCCGCAGACTCGGACTGTGGCCCGCCGACCGCGTCTCCCTCGGCACCACCTTCGGCGACCCGGGGCAAGCCCGGACGGCGGCGATAGCCGAGGGCGTGGAGCGCTACTGCGGCAACCGCGTGCCGCCGCCCGGCCACCCCGACGCCCCTGTGCGGGCCACCGCGGCCGAACTGGCGGCGAAGGGCCTGCGGCTCTACGGCCCGGGCGAACTGCCCGCCTACGCGCCCTGGCAGTACGCGCGCGAGAAGTTCCCCTACCGCCCGCTCCTGCCCGACACCCCGGCCCTGTGGACCCGCGGCACCGAACTCCTGCCCGACGCGACGACGGAGGAGGTCTGGGCGCCGGTCGCCCTCACCCACCTCAACTGGCGCCAGGGCGAGCTACGTGGGCTGCCCCGCACCCATCACCTCAACTACGCGGGCATCGCCACCGGCCAGGGCCTGGACGACGCCGTGGAGCGGGGCCTGTCGGAGGTCGTGGAACGCGACGCCCTGGAACTGTGGTGGCACCTGGACGGACCGGCGCGCGGCATCGACCCGGCCACCGTTCCCGGCCTCACCGACGACCTGGCCGGGTCCGCGCTCGACGTGCACATCGTCGAGATGCCCTCGGAGTTCGCCCCCTGCATGGCCGCGCTCGTCCACGACCCCCGTCTCGGTGTGTACGCCGCCGGGTTCGCCTGCAAGTACGACCCGGCCGAGGCCGCCCGCAAGGCGGTCCTCGAAGCCGTCCACACCTGGGTGTTCACCCAGGGTCTGACGGACTCGGACGGCTGGGTCTTCCAGGCCGTCGAGGCCGGTTTGCTCGCCCGGGGCCTCTACCTGGACCACCGCCCGGACGGCCGCTACCTCGACGCGTGCGGGGAACGGTTCGCACACGTACGGGATCTCGGGGCCCACGTGCAGGTGTGGTTGGACGAACGGATGGCGCCCGAGGCGCGCCGGTTCACGGATCCCGCTCTCGGCACCGTCTCCGTCCAAGACGTCGCCCCCGGCCACCGAGAGCGCGTGACGGGCGCCCTCCACGAACGCGGCCACCGGATCATGACGTTCGACCTCACCACCGAGGACGTGGCCGAGACGCCCCTGCGGGTGGCCCGGGTCCTGGTCTCCGGACTCCTCCCCAACGCCCCTGCGGCCTTCGGGTACTTCGGATGCCCGCGTCTGGCCGAGGCCGCCGTCGAACGCGGATGGCGCACGACCGCGCCGAGCGCGCCGGAGGACTTCACCCTGGCGCCTCCGCCGCACATGTGA
- a CDS encoding SagB/ThcOx family dehydrogenase translates to MDDSRADHRRADDEETTARASRRDECGDEDASVDLVAALARARSPEVPGPATSAGPPGRRLPGPPRSLAPGAGAGLDLGTLLRLSLAASDASGRLRPTPSAGALHPVDAELLVGADCSLPAGRYAYDPLRHRAHRLGRCPDPTSRGVRVELTVTARRTVSHYGHRAWPLLLLDTGHAAAALLLAARATGAGEPEVDLDTGAERPLAVVRVPPPEDSGPRDGAPRSRPTPRELLGRRSAPPPLLGSPPPEALREILATAAEAGGSTLRWCVAVGGDRPGLLEPAADGGAPRRRATGEARPTLAVWAAGQAWLRDAGAVLLAHGCPDDADAPHIRRAHLRAGFAVHQAHVAARRHGAAARPVGSWQGADLGAALGAAPGRDRIVHGLALGTRHAHEESIT, encoded by the coding sequence GTGGACGACTCTCGCGCGGACCACCGGCGCGCCGACGACGAGGAGACCACCGCGCGGGCCTCCCGCCGCGACGAGTGCGGCGACGAGGACGCCTCCGTCGACCTCGTCGCCGCACTGGCCCGCGCCCGCTCCCCGGAGGTCCCCGGCCCCGCCACATCGGCGGGGCCCCCGGGCCGGAGACTGCCGGGGCCCCCGCGCTCTCTTGCGCCGGGCGCGGGCGCGGGCCTCGACCTGGGCACGTTGCTGCGCCTCTCGCTCGCCGCGTCGGACGCGTCGGGACGGCTGCGTCCCACCCCCTCCGCCGGGGCGCTGCACCCGGTGGACGCCGAACTCCTCGTGGGCGCCGATTGCTCCCTCCCGGCCGGTCGCTACGCCTACGACCCCCTGCGCCACCGTGCCCACCGGCTCGGTCGGTGCCCGGACCCCACCTCGCGGGGCGTGCGGGTCGAACTCACCGTCACCGCGCGGCGTACCGTCTCCCACTACGGCCACCGAGCCTGGCCGCTCCTGCTGTTGGACACCGGGCACGCCGCGGCGGCGCTGCTGCTCGCGGCGCGGGCGACGGGCGCGGGCGAGCCCGAGGTAGACCTGGACACCGGCGCCGAGCGTCCGCTCGCCGTCGTGCGCGTCCCGCCGCCGGAAGACTCGGGCCCGCGGGACGGCGCACCGCGCTCGCGCCCCACGCCCCGGGAACTGCTGGGGCGCCGCAGCGCCCCGCCGCCGCTGCTCGGGAGCCCGCCCCCCGAGGCGCTGCGGGAGATCCTCGCCACCGCCGCGGAGGCCGGCGGCTCCACGCTGCGCTGGTGTGTCGCCGTGGGCGGGGACCGGCCGGGACTGCTCGAACCCGCCGCCGACGGAGGGGCCCCGCGCCGGCGCGCCACCGGCGAGGCCCGTCCCACCCTGGCCGTCTGGGCGGCCGGGCAGGCGTGGCTGAGGGACGCGGGCGCCGTCCTCCTCGCCCACGGCTGCCCCGACGACGCGGACGCGCCGCACATCCGCCGCGCCCACCTGCGGGCGGGGTTCGCCGTCCACCAGGCCCATGTCGCCGCCCGACGCCACGGGGCGGCGGCACGGCCCGTCGGCTCCTGGCAGGGGGCGGACCTGGGCGCCGCCCTGGGTGCCGCGCCGGGCCGGGACCGGATCGTCCACGGACTGGCCCTCGGCACCCGACACGCCCACGAGGAGAGCATCACGTGA
- a CDS encoding ATP-binding cassette domain-containing protein, producing the protein MIVHPELRRAARPARRLLLAATVLQGVVTLTHLAQAALLALALAALARGETSGLAAPLVGVLVVVAARAALTAWQRGTATRAGALVRVALRDELLAHLGRLGPAHAASAAHSPGQAAARAGAVRTTLVDGVEGVDAYVSRYLPQLLITLTVPPLVLAGLAAVEPLALLCLVPAIALALAGPRAWDRLLARRGREHWDTYEELGADYLEALQGMPTLRAAGAVGRTRRRLEERSAALHRATVAKLRVSLVDTGITDLAVQGGTVAAALLASWSAVGGSTTATGTYLLLLGASECFRPVRDLAREWHAGYLGVSAAEGIAALRTAEPAVDDTGRIPGGWAAPPELRFENVTFAYAGATTPVLRGVSFTARAGHTTAIVGPSGAGKSTLVHLLLRHHDPREGHIALDGHPTTDHAPGSLREGIAVVSQETYLFHATIADNLRMARPDATDEDLTHAARTAGIHDEIAALPDGYATVVGERGSTLSGGQRQRLALARALLADASVLVLDEATSSVDERREADIVGELARAAAGRTVLVVAHRLAAVRGADHIVVLDGGRVDAEGGHADLVEAGGVYARLVEAGRGPARGVAA; encoded by the coding sequence GTGATCGTCCATCCTGAGCTGCGCCGGGCGGCCCGCCCCGCGCGGCGCCTCCTGCTCGCGGCCACCGTCCTCCAGGGCGTTGTCACCCTGACCCACCTGGCGCAGGCGGCGCTCCTCGCCTTGGCCCTGGCCGCCCTGGCCCGCGGCGAGACCTCCGGGCTCGCGGCGCCACTGGTCGGGGTGCTCGTCGTCGTGGCCGCCCGCGCCGCGCTCACCGCCTGGCAACGCGGCACCGCCACCCGTGCGGGAGCCCTGGTCAGGGTCGCCCTCCGTGACGAACTCCTCGCCCACCTCGGCCGCCTCGGCCCCGCCCACGCCGCCTCCGCCGCCCACTCGCCCGGCCAGGCCGCCGCCCGCGCCGGCGCGGTCCGGACGACTCTCGTCGACGGTGTCGAGGGTGTCGACGCCTACGTCTCCCGCTACCTCCCGCAGCTCCTGATCACTCTCACCGTGCCGCCGCTGGTGCTCGCGGGGCTGGCCGCCGTCGAACCCCTCGCCCTGCTCTGCCTGGTGCCCGCCATCGCGCTGGCCCTCGCGGGCCCCCGCGCCTGGGACCGTCTCCTGGCCCGGCGCGGAAGGGAACACTGGGACACCTACGAGGAGCTGGGTGCCGACTACCTGGAGGCCCTCCAGGGGATGCCCACCCTGCGGGCCGCCGGGGCCGTCGGTCGAACCCGACGGCGGCTGGAGGAACGGTCGGCGGCGCTGCACAGGGCGACGGTCGCGAAGCTGAGGGTGTCCCTCGTCGACACCGGCATCACGGACCTCGCCGTCCAGGGCGGCACCGTGGCCGCCGCTCTCCTCGCGAGCTGGTCGGCCGTCGGCGGGTCCACCACCGCCACCGGCACCTACCTGTTGCTGCTGGGCGCCTCGGAGTGTTTCCGACCGGTGCGCGACCTCGCGCGCGAGTGGCACGCCGGATACCTGGGCGTGTCCGCCGCCGAGGGAATCGCGGCGCTGCGCACCGCCGAACCCGCCGTCGACGACACGGGACGGATACCCGGCGGCTGGGCCGCGCCGCCCGAACTGCGCTTCGAGAACGTCACCTTCGCCTACGCCGGCGCGACCACGCCTGTCCTGCGCGGGGTCTCCTTCACCGCTCGCGCCGGACACACGACCGCGATCGTGGGCCCCTCCGGCGCGGGCAAGTCGACGCTCGTCCACCTGCTCCTGCGCCACCACGACCCACGGGAGGGGCACATCGCCCTCGACGGCCACCCCACCACCGACCACGCGCCGGGCTCCCTGCGAGAGGGCATCGCGGTGGTCTCGCAGGAGACCTACCTCTTCCACGCCACCATCGCCGACAACCTGCGCATGGCCCGCCCCGACGCCACGGACGAAGACCTGACCCACGCCGCCCGGACCGCCGGGATCCACGACGAGATCGCCGCGCTGCCCGACGGCTACGCCACCGTCGTCGGCGAACGCGGCTCCACCCTCTCCGGCGGCCAACGGCAGCGACTCGCCCTCGCGAGGGCCCTGCTGGCGGACGCCTCCGTGCTCGTCCTCGACGAGGCCACCAGCTCCGTCGACGAACGCCGCGAGGCGGACATCGTCGGCGAACTGGCCCGAGCGGCGGCCGGCCGGACCGTCCTGGTGGTCGCCCACCGCCTGGCGGCCGTCCGGGGAGCGGACCACATCGTCGTCCTCGACGGTGGACGCGTGGACGCCGAGGGCGGGCACGCCGACCTTGTCGAGGCCGGAGGCGTCTACGCGCGACTGGTCGAGGCCGGTCGGGGACCCGCCCGGGGAGTCGCGGCGTGA